The Lathyrus oleraceus cultivar Zhongwan6 chromosome 5, CAAS_Psat_ZW6_1.0, whole genome shotgun sequence genome includes the window AGGAATACTAAGGGTTTAAGCTCAGATTTTGTGTTGTTACCCTCGTGACTGTTGTTCAATCTAAAAATCGGGGGTATTTCTTTTGGACACCGTTCTTGTTGAGATTCATTGGCTCATATATTTTCTTTTATTGCTCTTTTGAGCATGCTTTTTTGTTGCCAACCTTAGTACTTCTAGATAAGTGCTTCATGatctttttttttctctttttcttttctttgaaTTTTCTCATCTTTTTGCACTTATCTACAATTCATCGATGTCCCCAACATTTTAATGAAACCCCAAACTTAGGCTTTTCCGCAGCTTCGGGGTAAACAACACTTATCTAAGCAAGGTGTGGTAGTGTATGGGCTTATGGTTATATACAATGGTtaaataacaaacaaaaggaaatatgGCTCAAATTTGGTGAAAGAAGGGTAATAATGGCGGGTTGGTTTGAAAGGCTCGGGGTTTAAATAAAAATAATGCCTCAGTTTGTACAGTGTGTTATGAAATTTCAGTATCTCTAATGCAAACCCAGAGAGACAGAGACATACCTGGACAACTCTcatgatgataagtgtttggctttttgtagTCCTAACCATGTTTTGTCTAGCTTGCAGGCTTCCAAGATATCTCTCAGTGTAATGTAGCTTTGTCTTCGCTTCGGTTACAGAGTATCCCTAAGAAGTCCAGTGGCAGAGAGTCGCATCAGATTGTTCGGGTCAATAGCATCAACTTTCGGGGGTTTCCAGAAGAGAAAGTAGAGGGGTGTGTCTTCCATCCAATCACTCAAAGCTTCATCATTCATCCGACACGAATGTCCTTTATCTGTAACACATAAAATACCACACAACTtaattaaaaattgaaaaataccaagaacaaaaacaacaaaaacaacaactaataacccccccccccccctaaacacttgaactaaacattgtcTGCAATGTTTAATCCAAGATAGAGAGGGACTCACACAGGTTCACTGTGGTGGCGAAAAttgcaacatcagacgttgcatcatcGCATGCATCTCTTCCATAAGAGTCCCTTGACGGGCTTGCTCTAGACCTTGGCGTGTTTGCTCCACTCGGAGGTAGCCAATTTCAGTTTGCATCCACGACCATTGGTCCGACTTCACATACGACGACCCGACACCTGGGTACGTGGAGTCCTCTAGTGAAGCAACAAATTGCTCCTGATCCTACATATTTTCATGTACTTCTTCCTCCAGTGGGTCACCTGCAGCAAATGTGTCAGCATTGTGCTCGTCCATATCATCTTGGACGGAACTCTCATATATCCAATTGGCCGTGTTGGAAATGCTAATTCGTACAGGGTCAGGAAGAGCCATAATAAACTGACCCGAACTCATTAATGCATAATAATCAGAAACTTGTGAAATCATACCTTGCTGGATCAATGCGTTCATGTCCAGTTTTTGCTTACCTGCCACCGGTGTCTCATTAAGTGCAGCAGGGTCATATCTGAAATGGTGGGCAATTTGAGTGATGATGCCCCCTTGGGCTGCTCTCCCCATGCGACCCAGATAATTTGCAGCAAATGCTGTAATGCTCACAGCTACCCAGTTTACCATGGTAAACAAAAAGAACAGTTCCCTCTAGGTGGCTACACCTGTGCTATCACCCCTGCCAAAAAGTGTGAAATCCAGCACCTTCTGGGCATACCTGAAATAGGGATTTTGAATGCCTGATGCCTTCGCCCCTTTAGCCACATAGTCAGATCGTCCTGTAATAGCCAACCAGAAAGTATTAACATCAAAACTATTTGGTATGGCTCCGGGCCATAAAGGGGTAGGTGAAGAATTTCCCCCAGCTGCTCCACTGTCAACTCGTGGTCGACATTGTATAACCCGAAAGACATTGTTCCTCTAAAGTACACAGTTGTACCCGTCCAATCTTTTTTCAGCTTGAACTCAATTGTGCTCAAGAATTCTAAAGTGATGAACTCATATGTTGGCGCTTCACAATGCACAAACTCAAGCATTCTAAGGACATGGAACATCATATCCAATTCTTCAGACAAACCTAATTGAAATAAAGTATTGGAGCAAAGGTACCTTGTCAGAGTGATTTTCCATTTGACGTGATATGCGTATCTCCGTTCATGCTCTGGGTTGTCAAAGATGATATCATGTGAATTCGGATGACGGATTGTCCGTTTCCATGGACGGGATGATTCTGCATCTGTTTTCTTCCCTTTGGAAATTCGTTTGGGCGGCATTTTTGATTCTTGGAACATAATTTATCATCCAAAAAAAAGTATGGAAAACGGAAAAAGATTATCGTAGCCTTGTAGAGGATGGCGAGTAGAGCATCTTTTATAAAGGGTGTCAGCAATTTGGACAGAGTAAGATGCTAAAGTTGGGAGGTTTAAGGTGGTGTGATTATGGAGGAAGGTTAAGAACAAATAAGGAAGGAGAGGGATGATGTGAAAATGAGAGAGAGTGAAAGAAAATCAGATTTTATTGGTAGATTAAGGGTAAAATGTGTTTAAGTGGTGGAAAATCCGGGTGGGGTCCACAAAAGCacaaaaaaataaattttgaaaaatatgGCAGTTgggcctgacacgggtggccgtgtcaggccatTGTAATTTTACGGCTCTTTCAGTAGAGCTGACACGAgccgtgtcaactgacacgggcggccgtgtcagcctactgtaAAAAAATTTGCTTTCCTTCGCTTGCCTGACtcgggccgtgtcaggtgacacgggcacccgtgtcagggccctgtttttcaaaaaaaaaattgatttttccACTGTTTTTTGTTATTTCCCTGTTCTCTGGTATCCGACAATCTTTTATGGGTTTAACTCAACCCTTCTTTTCTACACTATGCGTTGTAATTGTGAACCTACGAAAAAAACCTGTAAACACACCAAACATGGAAATAGTTAGAATAAAATtgcgtgggttgcctcccactAAGCACTGCGTTTAACATCACGTGGCTCGACGGTCGTCTCCCTCATCCTTGGAGACGGACATTATCGATCATACCACTTTCTTGTCCCTTGTAGTAGTGTTTCATCCTTTGTCCATTTACCTTAAAGGTATCCCCATTATTTGTATTTTTCAGTTCGATAGCTCCATGGGGAAACACATTGTGAAGCACGAACGAGCCCGACCACCTGGATTTCAAATTTCCTGGAAAAAGCTTTAATTTGGAGTTTAACAAGAGCACCAGCTATCCCTTGACAAACTTCTTTCTCTGCAGCTTTTGGTCGTGCCATTTATTTGTCTTTTCTTTGTATAGCTTGGCGTTTTCATATGCTTGATTCCAAAACTCCTCTAACTCGTGGAGCTGAAAAATTCGGGACTCACCTGTTTTAGCTAGATCATAATTCAAGAATTTGGATGCCCAAAATGCTTTGTGCTCCAACTCTAGTGGCaagtgacaagctttaccatGAACCAACTGATACAGAGACATACCTATGGGCATTTTGAAATTCGTTCTGTACGCCTATAGTGCATCTTCTAATTTTAATGCCCAATCTTTCCCAGATGCACAAACAATCTTTTCCAATATTTGTCTGATCTGCTTGTTGGACACTTCGACCTGGCCACTCGTTTGAGGGTGATACGGAGTGGCGATCTTATGTTTAACATTATAGTTCTTTAGCAGATTCTCCACCAGTTTGTTTAAAAAGTGAGTGCCTTCATCGCTAATAAGTGCTCTTGGCACCTCGAATCTCGAAAAGATATTGTTATTCAGAAATGTCACCACCACTTTAGCGTCATTGGTGGGCAATGCCACAACTTCCACCCACTTTGATACATAATCAACTGCTACCAAGATGTAATTTTTCCCACAGGATGGTGGAAATGGCCCCATGAATTCTATTCCCCAGACACCAAACAATTCAATCTACAACATAGCATTTTACGGCATTTGATTTCTCTTAGAAATATTCCTTGTTCTTTGACATCTGTCGCATTCTTTGATGATGTCCTGGGCATCTTTGAACAATGTGGGCCAATATAGACCCGATTGAAGAACTTTGGCCGTTGTTCGGTCACCACTGAAATGTCCTCGATAGTTCGAATCATGACAAGTTCTAAGTACATCCCTTTGCTCCTCCTCCGAGACACATCTTCTAACCACCCCATCCACTCCTCTTTTGTATaggaatgggtcatcccacaagtaaaatcggcaatcatgaacaaactttttctttttgttagaatcaaaatcgTTGGGGATTACACCCCCACTAAATAATTTGTGTAGTCTACGAACCACGGGATACCGATAACAACGAGGATGTGTTCATCAACGAACTCATCCTTTATCGGTCTCTTTTCTTCTGTTTCTTCAATAGGTGACATGCGGGATAAATGATCTGCCGCTGTGTTTTCACGCCTTCTTTTGTCTCGGATCTCTACATCAAATTCTTGGAGGAGTAAGATCCACCTGAGAAGTCTCGGCTTAGAGTCTTGCTTAGCAAACAGATATTTCAAAGCGGCATAACCCGTATACACTACAACCTTTGATGCTTACAAATATTGCTTGAACTTGTCAAAAACATAAACCACGATCAACAACTCTTTTTCCTTGGTTGTGTAGTTCATCTGTGTCGGGTTCAACACATGACTAGCATAGTAAATGACATGTAATAACTTCTCTCTTCGTTGTCCTAAGACTTCCCCTACAGCAATATCtctagcatcacacatgatctcaaatgGAAGAGACCAATCGGGGGCAATAACAATGGGTGATGAAATCAGTTTGATCTCCAATGTCTCAAAGGCCATGGTGCATTCTTTGTAGAACAGAAACGCCTTATCTTTAACCAATAGAGTGGTCAGAGGTTTAGCAATTTttgagaaatctcttatgaacctacGGTAAAAACCTGCGTGTCCTAAGAAACTCCTGATACCCTTCTCATTAACCGGGGGTGGGAGTTTAGAGATCACTTCCACTTTTGCTTGGTCAACTTCAATTCCCTTGtaggaaattttgtgacccaaCACTATCCCCTCAcgcaccatgaagtgacatttctcccaGTTCAGAATTAAATTTGTTTTCTGGCACTTGTCTCAAACAAGAGAGATATTAGTTAAACAGATATCAAATGAGGATCCAAAGACCGAtaagtcatccatgaagacttccatatgcttttcgagcatgtcagtGAAAATGGAAGTCATGCATCATTGGAATGTGGCTGGAGCATTACACAACCCTAGtggcattcttcggtaagcaaaaaCACCATACGGGCATGTGAATGCTGTCTTTTCTTGGTCTTACGGCACTACAACAATCTGATTATACCCGAAGTATCCATCTAAAAAACAGTAGTAATCATGCCCGACTAACCTctctaacatctggtcaataaGTGGCAAATGGAAATGCTCCTTCCTAGTTGTTGTGTTCAACCTTCTGTAGTCAATGCAAACGCGCCACCCGATTATTATCCGTGTGTCGTCACCTGATCCAGAACCTTTATAGTATGACTGGTACAAATATCATCCTTGTACCTCATGGTGTTTCGAACATCGATTTTCAATTCCTTATCATAAAACTTCAACGCCATTATTCTTTCTTCTATGTTTATCAAGCACCGTCCCGTTTCCAAAAAGGGTCTACCCAAAATGAGAGAGACCTCTTCATCTTCCGATATTTTAAGAATtacaaaatccaccgggaaaacAAACTTATCAATCTTTACCAGAACATCTTCAACAATGCCATACGATTTCTTGTCCGAATGATCGGCGAATTAGAGTGTCATCCTTGTATCTTGCACAACCCCTATACCAAGCTTCTTGTAAACGGATAACAGCATGaggctcacactagctcccaGATCAATAAGAGCTTTGTTGAACGACCTATCTCCAATAGTACATGGGATGGTCACAACTCCTCGATCTTTCTTCTTTAtcggaatcttcataccctgcaaaataaCACTACAAGTTTCGGTTAGAACAATCGGGTTAGTGTCGGTGGTACGCCTCTTAGAAACgatatccttcatgaacttggcataagtaggcatttgttcaagtgcctCCAACAAAGGAATGTTAATTTCCAGCTTCTTGAACAAACCtaagaatttttcaaagtttttctcatgttgtCCTTTTTTCTTGTTTCCAGTGGGGAAGGGAAGCTTAACAATCGGCTTGGGCTCAATAACTGTTTCTTTTACAACAACTTTTGGTTCTACCACTTCTTCCCtaacaacttcattttctttgatctcaaggtccacttcgatcaattggtcttcctcttcatccacTTCCTCCACAACTTCATTAGATTTACCACTTCGTGTTGTCACCGCgctcacattattatgctctctaggATTTGTCACGGTTGCGCTAGGTAGAgcaccttgtgcttgagaactcTAAGCTAGTCGCTGAGCGATTtgacccatttggacttcaaGATTCTTTATGGATGTTGTGGGGTTTTTCTGATTGTTCTTggtttcttcttgaaattgaACATTATGAGCTGTCATTCTTTCAATAGAAATTTCCCAATCAACTTTCTTAGGGGTCTGTTGCTGCTCATGTTGTTGGTATTGAGTTTGGTACCGATCATGTTGAGGAGCGGttcctttttggtctttccatgagaagttgggatgattcttccaacccgaattgtacgtgttggaataaggattattctgcttcaaaaatttgatttcctctacttgttgaggagttgcaaaaCAATAAACAGTTTGGTGCGGACCACTACAAATTTCACAACAGACAGTAGGAACCGGTTGGACATGCGCCACCTGTTGGGTACCTATATCCATCGCCTTCAGCTTCTTATCAACTTTGGCATCTATAGTATCTTCAATACAGATTTTATTGGTTTCCATTTTTAAATCTATAACCCCTTCTGGTTTGATCTGACACCTATCGTACAACTCCATGTGCTCATTAGCAGCAATaacttcaatgatcttcttgataccggtggctgttgaaaaatttgtggaaCCACCGGCTACAGTATCAATCAGTTGTTTGGTCTTTATTTTAAGAc containing:
- the LOC127081515 gene encoding uncharacterized protein LOC127081515, whose product is MGPFPPSCGKNYILVAVDYVSKWVEVVALPTNDAKVVVTFLNNNIFSRFEVPRALISDEGTHFLNKLVENLLKNYNVKHKIATPYHPQTSGQVEVSNKQIRQILEKILVHGKACHLPLELEHKAFWASKFLNYDLAKTGNLKSRWSGSFVLHNVFPHGAIELKNTNNGDTFKVNGQRMKHYYKGQESGRSDYVAKGAKASGIQNPYFRYAQKVLDFTLFGRGDSTGVAT